One genomic segment of Deltaproteobacteria bacterium includes these proteins:
- a CDS encoding MFS transporter gives MVVLVGMGERMAERFLPIYLLALGGGALSIGFLNGMDNLLSALYSFPGGYLSDRFGTKRALLIFNIIAMCGFLVVILIPAWQAVIAGAALFISWTAISLPATMSLIAKVLPTNKRTMGVTMHSLVRRFPMALGPILGGVCIGLWGERNGVRAAFVAALLLSVLAIVLQQKLIEEDPPSAAGDSGTPVPEKNPLKLYRLMSPDLRRLLVSDILVRYCEQIPYAFVVVWCMKTIASPVTALQFGVLTSVEMATAVLIYLPVAYLADRSTKKPFVVMTFVFFTLFPLTLLFCQSFELLVLAFILRGLKEFGEPTRKALIMDLAPEDCKAGMFGLYYLLRDVVVSIAAFGGAFLWQVSPATNFLVAFSFGVAGTLSFAIFGADLGVRPASSR, from the coding sequence ATGGTGGTCCTGGTGGGTATGGGAGAGAGGATGGCCGAGAGGTTCCTGCCCATCTACCTCCTTGCTCTGGGCGGTGGCGCCCTGTCCATCGGTTTTCTCAATGGCATGGACAACCTCCTTTCGGCGCTCTACTCGTTTCCCGGCGGTTATCTCTCCGACCGCTTCGGCACTAAACGAGCTCTGCTCATCTTCAACATCATTGCCATGTGCGGCTTTCTGGTGGTGATCCTGATCCCGGCCTGGCAGGCTGTTATTGCAGGGGCGGCGCTCTTTATTTCCTGGACAGCTATATCATTACCGGCCACCATGAGCCTCATTGCCAAGGTGCTGCCTACAAACAAACGCACCATGGGCGTGACCATGCATTCTCTGGTGCGCAGGTTCCCCATGGCGCTGGGGCCGATCCTCGGAGGAGTATGCATTGGTCTATGGGGCGAGCGCAACGGGGTTCGAGCAGCCTTTGTGGCAGCACTGCTCCTTTCTGTTCTGGCAATTGTCCTGCAGCAGAAGCTAATTGAGGAGGATCCCCCCTCAGCGGCCGGAGACTCGGGGACTCCAGTACCAGAAAAAAATCCGCTCAAACTTTATCGTCTGATGAGTCCAGATCTGCGAAGACTTCTGGTTTCAGATATTCTGGTGCGCTACTGCGAACAGATTCCTTACGCCTTTGTGGTAGTCTGGTGTATGAAGACTATTGCTTCACCCGTTACTGCCCTCCAGTTTGGCGTGCTCACCAGCGTTGAAATGGCCACCGCTGTCCTGATTTACCTGCCGGTAGCGTATCTGGCAGATAGAAGCACCAAGAAACCTTTTGTGGTGATGACTTTTGTCTTTTTCACTCTGTTTCCACTAACGCTGCTTTTCTGCCAGTCTTTCGAGCTGCTGGTGCTCGCCTTTATCCTGAGGGGGCTCAAGGAGTTCGGTGAACCCACGCGCAAGGCTCTCATTATGGACTTGGCCCCGGAGGACTGCAAGGCTGGCATGTTCGGACTCTACTATCTTTTGCGGGATGTGGTCGTCTCGATTGCTGCTTTTGGTGGAGCTTTCCTCTGGCAGGTCAGCCCGGCCACCAATTTTCTCGTTGCCTTTTCATTCGGTGTTGCTGGCACTCTTTCTTTTGCCATCTTTGGGGCTGATCTGGGGGTCAGGCCTGCTTCCTCTCGGTGA
- a CDS encoding response regulator has product MKILLVEDERSMLFTLTNLLKQRGHEVIAATSAEKGLNDLGEQQVDLVISDLRLPGMDGIGLIKKVKEKCEDAVPIIISAYGSFDNAIDALKLNVCDFLRKPFDLVRFEEAIAKAERRRSELITSKSYLSQLQENLIDEERKRTILSRFVSRPVVESILSEAREPAPSGKTQKVSVLFVDISGFTGLAETLDQESLVMLLNTFYSTVEPVVRQNGGLLDKFMGDGIMAVFSGSTDGQKSSVQAVSAAIQIQLQADKLQSQMQRFSLPPVTLHLGVSTGRAAACSIGSEEFANYTYIGDAVNLAKQLQELARPGQIVASAATVKELSEELQNVPGLQGLHQLPPLEIKGRREEVAAYEVSYDGKAGSAGVCSTPRSQRGS; this is encoded by the coding sequence ATGAAGATTCTTTTGGTTGAAGATGAACGGTCCATGCTCTTCACCCTTACCAACCTGCTCAAACAGCGTGGACATGAAGTTATTGCTGCAACCTCAGCAGAAAAGGGTCTCAATGATCTGGGAGAGCAACAGGTGGACCTGGTGATATCGGACCTCAGACTGCCTGGTATGGATGGCATCGGGTTGATAAAGAAAGTTAAAGAAAAATGCGAAGATGCAGTGCCGATAATTATCAGCGCCTATGGCTCCTTTGACAATGCAATAGACGCTCTGAAGCTGAACGTGTGTGACTTCCTCAGGAAGCCCTTTGATCTAGTCAGATTCGAAGAGGCCATTGCCAAGGCTGAAAGGCGTCGTTCAGAGCTGATTACCAGCAAGTCTTATCTCAGCCAGCTCCAGGAGAACCTTATTGACGAGGAGCGCAAACGCACAATTCTGTCGCGTTTCGTTTCCAGGCCTGTGGTAGAATCCATTCTCTCAGAGGCCAGAGAGCCTGCTCCCAGCGGCAAGACCCAGAAGGTATCTGTACTCTTTGTGGATATCAGCGGCTTCACAGGGTTGGCGGAAACTTTAGATCAAGAAAGCCTGGTCATGCTGCTGAATACCTTTTATTCAACTGTGGAGCCAGTGGTGCGCCAGAATGGGGGACTGCTGGACAAATTCATGGGCGACGGCATCATGGCCGTGTTCAGTGGTTCGACAGACGGCCAGAAGAGTTCTGTCCAGGCAGTATCTGCAGCAATTCAGATTCAGTTGCAGGCCGACAAGCTGCAGAGCCAGATGCAGCGATTCTCCTTGCCGCCTGTCACGCTTCATCTGGGAGTAAGCACGGGCAGGGCTGCGGCATGCAGTATTGGTTCCGAGGAGTTTGCCAACTATACTTACATCGGCGATGCCGTGAATTTGGCTAAACAACTGCAGGAACTTGCAAGGCCAGGGCAGATAGTCGCAAGTGCAGCAACGGTGAAGGAATTGAGCGAAGAACTGCAAAATGTGCCAGGGTTGCAAGGTCTACACCAGCTTCCCCCTCTGGAAATAAAGGGCCGCAGAGAGGAAGTGGCGGCTTATGAAGTTTCATATGATGGCAAAGCTGGGTCTGCTGGTGTTTGCTCTACACCTCGAAGTCAACGTGGATCTTGA
- a CDS encoding FAD-dependent oxidoreductase produces MSRKAEIWTLHTAGKVARKQLPHIIVVGAGMSGLVAARILHDTGFSVEVFEARNRLGGRIWTDHLLGIPCDLGASWIHGPEDNPLTAWSAVAGIDLLAWPGGRTYFYERGHVSSLPRLLWRGRRGVARAMIALTKSYMGLRLNNLLGRAKDLSLEQSIAAATTFPRLKDVDSRILLWLLGLAEAVFGAPASELSLLEWDPREYREKHLVPAHGFQDLISNVCRGLSIRLAAEVSKIVWDREGVRVVTAAGAAYSAAAVVIAVPLGVLKSGSLCFEPSLAANKRAAIERIGFGGRAVLNKLVLRFPRRFWPTVSERLAVLPVDRQNRGIFTLWADLQSLVGEPVIMGFMSGTAAADLDRNGSDGQICDKAMAQLQRMFSVRLPAPEGYVLTRWLSDPWSRGSYSYRAMGGKESDRQVLAEPVADRLFFAGEATHEEHYGTVHGALLAGEREALRIHRRYCCASVDRSQLPWYKTVRA; encoded by the coding sequence ATGAGCAGGAAAGCGGAAATCTGGACACTGCATACCGCTGGTAAGGTAGCCAGGAAACAATTGCCACACATTATTGTTGTCGGTGCTGGCATGTCAGGGCTGGTTGCCGCACGTATCCTGCACGATACTGGATTCTCAGTTGAGGTGTTTGAAGCTCGCAATCGTCTGGGCGGCAGGATCTGGACAGATCACCTCCTTGGGATCCCCTGTGACCTGGGGGCTTCCTGGATTCACGGGCCCGAAGACAATCCTTTGACCGCCTGGTCGGCAGTGGCTGGGATTGATTTGCTTGCCTGGCCTGGAGGAAGAACCTACTTTTATGAACGCGGCCACGTGTCAAGCCTCCCTCGCTTGCTGTGGCGTGGGCGACGCGGTGTGGCGCGTGCCATGATCGCTCTGACCAAATCCTATATGGGCCTGCGGCTCAACAATTTGCTTGGCAGGGCAAAGGACCTTTCCCTGGAGCAAAGCATCGCAGCTGCTACCACCTTTCCCCGCCTCAAGGATGTTGACAGCCGAATTCTTCTATGGCTGCTGGGGCTGGCTGAAGCGGTGTTCGGCGCTCCAGCCAGTGAATTGAGTCTCCTGGAGTGGGATCCCAGAGAATATAGAGAGAAGCATCTCGTGCCTGCCCATGGTTTCCAGGATCTGATCAGCAATGTTTGCCGGGGCCTGAGCATCAGGCTGGCTGCGGAGGTTAGCAAAATTGTCTGGGACAGGGAGGGTGTCAGGGTAGTTACCGCAGCCGGTGCAGCCTATTCTGCCGCGGCGGTAGTGATCGCCGTACCCCTGGGCGTGCTGAAATCAGGCAGCCTGTGCTTCGAGCCCTCCCTGGCAGCCAATAAGAGAGCAGCCATAGAGCGAATCGGCTTCGGAGGACGAGCAGTATTGAACAAGCTAGTGCTCCGCTTCCCCCGAAGATTCTGGCCCACAGTAAGTGAGAGGCTCGCAGTCCTGCCAGTTGATCGTCAAAATCGAGGTATCTTTACCCTGTGGGCAGACCTGCAGTCACTTGTGGGTGAACCGGTGATCATGGGGTTCATGAGTGGCACAGCTGCAGCGGATTTGGACAGAAATGGCTCTGATGGGCAAATCTGCGACAAAGCAATGGCGCAATTGCAGCGCATGTTCTCAGTCCGACTGCCGGCACCGGAAGGCTATGTACTAACCCGCTGGTTGTCTGATCCATGGTCGCGTGGAAGCTACTCGTATCGTGCAATGGGTGGTAAAGAAAGTGATCGGCAGGTGCTGGCCGAACCTGTTGCCGACCGCCTGTTTTTTGCTGGCGAGGCCACCCACGAAGAGCATTATGGCACAGTGCACGGAGCCCTGCTGGCAGGTGAGCGTGAAGCCCTCCGCATTCATCGTCGCTACTGTTGTGCCTCTGTGGACAGATCACAGCTGCCCTGGTACAAGACTGTCAGAGCATGA
- the hemB gene encoding porphobilinogen synthase translates to MFFPRYRARRLRRNELFRQMVRETSLAAHDFICPLFVVPGTRVRKPVASMPGVFQLSVDELLKEAAEIRDSGVPAVLLFGIPKEKDEVGSGAYARDGIVQQAVRQLKERVANLLVITDVCLCEYTSHGHCGLISEGDVDNDATLDLLARTALSHAEAGADMVAPSDMMDGRVAAIRQRLDDNGFSHLPIMAYAAKYASSFYGPFRDAAESAPQFGDRRSYQMDPANSREAIREISLDIEEGADIVMVKPALAYLDVLSRARQEFDLPLAAYNVSGEYSMIKAAAEKGWLDGPLLMMEVLLAIKRAGADLIITYFAKEAARLLNR, encoded by the coding sequence ATGTTCTTCCCCAGATACAGAGCTCGAAGGCTCAGACGCAATGAATTGTTCCGGCAGATGGTGCGTGAAACCAGCCTCGCGGCGCATGATTTCATATGCCCACTATTCGTGGTGCCAGGGACCCGGGTGCGCAAACCGGTAGCCTCAATGCCGGGAGTCTTTCAGCTGTCGGTGGATGAACTTCTGAAAGAAGCCGCGGAGATACGGGATTCAGGAGTTCCTGCTGTGCTTCTCTTTGGCATACCCAAAGAAAAAGATGAGGTGGGTTCCGGGGCCTATGCCAGGGACGGCATTGTGCAGCAGGCTGTGCGCCAACTCAAGGAAAGGGTGGCAAATCTGCTGGTGATCACTGACGTCTGCCTGTGCGAATACACCAGCCACGGACACTGCGGCCTGATCAGCGAGGGTGATGTTGATAATGATGCCACCCTGGATCTGCTGGCACGCACCGCCCTGTCACATGCTGAAGCCGGTGCGGACATGGTTGCTCCTTCCGACATGATGGACGGCCGGGTGGCTGCTATACGGCAAAGGCTCGACGACAACGGCTTCTCGCACCTTCCCATTATGGCTTACGCCGCCAAGTATGCCTCGAGCTTCTATGGACCATTTCGCGACGCCGCCGAGTCAGCACCCCAGTTTGGGGACCGACGCTCCTACCAGATGGATCCCGCCAACAGTAGAGAAGCGATCAGAGAGATCAGTCTGGATATTGAGGAGGGTGCAGACATTGTTATGGTCAAACCGGCGCTTGCCTATCTAGATGTCCTCAGCAGAGCACGTCAGGAATTTGATCTGCCCCTGGCTGCCTATAATGTCAGTGGTGAGTACTCTATGATCAAGGCGGCTGCTGAAAAAGGCTGGCTGGACGGCCCGCTCTTGATGATGGAAGTGCTTCTCGCCATCAAACGGGCAGGAGCGGATCTCATAATTACCTATTTTGCCAAAGAAGCAGCTCGTCTGCTGAACAGATAA
- the ahbD gene encoding heme b synthase has translation MANNPQSNKAPRGKPGPELRLLAWEVTRTCNLSCVHCRAAAVDKPYADELTHEECLQLLDDVSGFAKPIVILTGGEPLMRADLFEIAAYGTEKGLRMVLATNGTLLDSSVTARLQQAGIRRVSISIDGATAASHDRFRQVPGAFQGAMDGISFLREAGLEFQINTTITRVNLDELPAIQALALDLGAVAHHIFLLVPTGRGKDFKEQEIDAADYERTLNWFYDQRRKVPLQLKATCAPHYFRIMRQRARAEGQKVTVKTHGMDAVTRGCLGGTGFLFLSHVGQVQPCGYLELDCGNVRQASLGEIWRNSPILQKLRDVDSYKGKCGVCEYRRVCGGCRARAYEATGDYLAAEPLCTYEPQRVTKEPSAPLDSRASHR, from the coding sequence ATGGCCAACAATCCGCAAAGCAACAAGGCACCTAGGGGCAAACCGGGACCGGAATTGAGGCTTCTGGCCTGGGAAGTTACCAGGACCTGCAATCTGAGCTGCGTCCATTGTCGGGCTGCCGCTGTTGACAAGCCTTACGCCGACGAATTGACGCACGAGGAGTGTCTACAGCTGCTGGACGATGTGAGCGGCTTTGCCAAACCCATCGTCATACTTACCGGCGGGGAACCATTGATGAGAGCCGATCTTTTTGAAATTGCCGCCTACGGCACTGAAAAAGGCCTCAGGATGGTGCTGGCCACCAACGGCACCCTGCTCGATTCTTCTGTAACCGCACGTTTGCAGCAGGCAGGTATCAGACGGGTGAGCATCAGCATCGATGGTGCTACAGCTGCAAGCCACGACCGTTTTCGTCAGGTGCCAGGTGCCTTTCAGGGAGCCATGGATGGCATATCCTTTCTAAGAGAAGCTGGCCTCGAGTTCCAGATCAATACCACTATCACCAGAGTGAACCTGGATGAGCTCCCAGCAATTCAAGCTCTGGCCCTGGACCTCGGAGCGGTTGCGCACCACATCTTTCTGTTGGTACCCACCGGCCGCGGCAAGGATTTCAAGGAGCAGGAAATCGATGCCGCCGACTATGAACGAACCCTCAACTGGTTCTACGACCAGCGCCGCAAGGTGCCCTTGCAGCTCAAGGCTACCTGTGCGCCCCACTACTTCCGCATCATGCGCCAGAGGGCCCGGGCAGAGGGCCAAAAAGTCACGGTCAAGACGCACGGCATGGACGCAGTAACCCGCGGCTGCCTCGGGGGCACGGGCTTTCTCTTTCTCTCCCATGTGGGCCAGGTGCAGCCATGCGGCTATCTTGAACTCGACTGTGGCAATGTGCGTCAGGCTTCTCTGGGAGAAATCTGGCGAAACTCCCCTATTTTGCAGAAGCTGCGCGATGTGGACTCGTACAAGGGCAAGTGCGGTGTCTGTGAATATCGGCGCGTCTGTGGTGGGTGTAGAGCTCGCGCCTACGAAGCTACGGGAGATTATCTGGCCGCTGAACCTCTGTGCACCTACGAACCGCAACGGGTAACAAAAGAGCCGTCTGCGCCTCTCGACAGCAGAGCATCGCATCGGTGA
- a CDS encoding sigma-54-dependent Fis family transcriptional regulator, whose translation MNDASYKVLIVDDEASFRTSLRGALKKDYQVAEAGSSDEAIAQVVESPPDVVLLDISMPGTDGLETLRKLREIDDYLAVIMVTAHGEIKNVVQAVNQGAVDYLTKPIDLDELYIAIGKALERLRFKREISSLRRELSQEYNIENLIGKNPEFLRALSMAKRVAKSPDASVYLGGESGVGKELFARVIHFNSPKASAPFVAVNCAAISKDVVESELFGYRRGAFTGANVKGKRGFFEEANGGTLLLDEMADLPLDVQAKLLRVLEEKEYYPVGDSQSRKADVRVIAATNKPLEKLCENGQFRQDLYFRLATISIHIPPLRQRKEDILLLANYFLEIFNNKYGKKFRQISPEAAHILQSHPWKGNVRELKNAIERITLLEDGPRVEAEHLDFLVPTTTSGPERSEAGESEFMPASIPTEGIKLDEVVKHLIRTAYEQTGKNQVQTAKLLGITRNTLLYRLKKYGIR comes from the coding sequence ATGAATGATGCGTCCTACAAGGTTCTCATTGTCGACGATGAGGCGTCTTTCCGCACTTCATTGCGGGGAGCCTTGAAAAAAGACTATCAGGTGGCAGAAGCTGGCAGCAGCGATGAAGCCATAGCCCAAGTAGTGGAATCTCCACCGGACGTGGTGCTGCTCGATATTTCCATGCCAGGTACTGACGGACTGGAAACACTGCGCAAACTCCGGGAAATAGATGATTATCTGGCGGTAATCATGGTGACTGCCCATGGAGAAATCAAGAATGTGGTTCAGGCGGTCAACCAGGGTGCTGTGGACTATCTGACCAAGCCCATTGATCTGGACGAACTCTACATTGCCATTGGCAAGGCTCTGGAACGTTTGCGTTTCAAACGAGAGATTTCTTCTTTACGGCGGGAGTTGAGCCAGGAATACAATATCGAGAATCTGATAGGCAAGAATCCTGAGTTTCTGCGGGCGCTCTCCATGGCTAAAAGAGTGGCCAAGAGCCCGGATGCGAGTGTCTACCTTGGTGGAGAGAGCGGTGTAGGCAAAGAGCTTTTTGCTCGGGTCATCCACTTCAACAGTCCCAAAGCTTCGGCTCCTTTCGTGGCGGTAAACTGTGCGGCCATAAGCAAGGATGTTGTCGAAAGTGAACTGTTCGGATACCGACGCGGCGCATTCACTGGCGCCAATGTAAAGGGCAAGAGGGGATTTTTCGAGGAAGCCAACGGCGGCACCCTGTTGCTGGACGAAATGGCCGATTTGCCTCTAGACGTGCAAGCCAAGCTCCTGCGGGTGCTGGAAGAAAAAGAGTATTATCCTGTGGGTGATTCGCAGTCCAGGAAAGCAGATGTCAGAGTAATTGCCGCTACCAACAAGCCTCTAGAAAAACTCTGCGAAAATGGACAATTTCGTCAAGACCTCTACTTCCGGCTCGCCACCATCTCCATTCATATCCCTCCATTACGGCAGCGCAAGGAGGATATCCTGCTGCTTGCCAATTACTTTCTGGAGATTTTTAACAATAAATACGGCAAAAAATTCAGGCAAATTTCTCCTGAGGCTGCCCATATTCTGCAGAGTCATCCTTGGAAGGGAAATGTTCGTGAACTCAAGAATGCCATAGAGCGCATTACTCTGCTTGAAGACGGCCCACGGGTGGAGGCCGAACACCTTGATTTTCTGGTGCCAACCACTACTTCTGGCCCAGAGAGAAGTGAGGCCGGGGAGAGCGAATTCATGCCGGCCTCAATTCCCACAGAAGGAATCAAATTGGATGAGGTGGTCAAGCACCTCATTCGCACTGCCTATGAACAGACTGGCAAAAACCAGGTGCAAACCGCAAAGCTTCTGGGAATAACTAGAAATACCCTCCTTTATCGCCTCAAGAAATATGGCATCCGCTAG
- a CDS encoding AsnC family transcriptional regulator translates to MDDVDRAILNEIQSDFPIAPRPYAILAQKLGYPEAEIIRRVQRLKDKMIIRRIGANFNSRRLGYTSTLCAAKVPPEKMATFVEVVNSYRGVTHNYRRHHEYNVWFTLIAPSQAELEQLVAEISRKTEVQDILNLPAERIFKIHVDFEV, encoded by the coding sequence ATGGATGATGTGGATCGCGCCATTCTCAATGAGATTCAGTCCGATTTTCCCATTGCACCCCGACCTTACGCAATCCTGGCGCAAAAGTTAGGATACCCTGAAGCAGAAATCATCCGCCGGGTACAGCGGTTGAAAGATAAGATGATTATCCGCAGAATTGGCGCCAATTTCAATTCGAGGCGTCTCGGCTATACCAGCACTCTGTGCGCTGCCAAAGTTCCGCCCGAGAAAATGGCAACCTTTGTGGAAGTAGTGAACAGCTACAGAGGAGTAACCCACAACTATCGTCGCCACCATGAATACAATGTCTGGTTCACCCTCATTGCACCTTCACAGGCTGAGCTCGAACAGTTGGTGGCAGAAATTTCGCGCAAAACAGAAGTGCAAGATATTCTCAACCTCCCGGCTGAAAGAATCTTCAAGATCCACGTTGACTTCGAGGTGTAG
- the ahbC gene encoding 12,18-didecarboxysiroheme deacetylase has protein sequence MIGISKLYCGTVEPSDALRYGRRSKDLPSHLLQFSADKKPVVVWNVTRRCNLKCVHCYAQARNDHFSGELSTREGKMLLEDLARFGVPVILFSGGEPLMRKDLVELADYAVKLGMRAVISTNGTLISRSLAGVLQEIGLSYVGISLDGTREINDRFRGVKGAFDRAMEGIKNCQEAGIKVGLRFTMNRINVAEIPAIFDLLEEYNIPRVCFYHLVYAGRGSNLVQEDLNHEETRRAVDLIIDRTASLHARGIAKEVLTVDNHADGPYLYLRLLREGSPRATEVLELLQMNEGNNSGRGIGCVSWDGELHADQFWRHYSFGNIRSRPFSEIWTDLSNPLMAKLKNKKLHVKGRCSRCRWLDVCGGNFRVRAEAIYGDLWAPDPACYLTEEEIS, from the coding sequence ATGATCGGCATATCTAAACTATACTGTGGTACGGTGGAGCCCTCGGATGCGCTTCGCTATGGCCGCAGATCGAAAGACCTCCCCTCCCATCTGCTGCAGTTTTCCGCAGACAAGAAGCCGGTAGTAGTCTGGAACGTTACGCGTCGCTGCAATCTCAAGTGTGTCCACTGCTATGCCCAAGCGCGCAATGACCATTTCTCCGGGGAGCTGAGCACCCGGGAAGGAAAAATGCTTCTCGAAGACCTGGCCCGCTTCGGTGTACCGGTGATTCTCTTCTCTGGCGGCGAACCTCTCATGCGCAAAGACCTGGTGGAATTGGCCGACTACGCGGTAAAACTGGGCATGAGAGCGGTTATCTCCACCAACGGAACTCTAATCAGCAGATCTCTGGCCGGGGTGTTGCAAGAGATCGGCCTCTCCTATGTAGGAATCAGCCTGGATGGAACCAGAGAGATAAATGACCGCTTTCGCGGGGTGAAAGGCGCCTTTGATCGGGCCATGGAGGGGATAAAGAACTGCCAGGAGGCAGGTATCAAGGTGGGATTGCGCTTCACCATGAACCGGATCAATGTGGCGGAAATTCCAGCGATTTTTGATCTTCTCGAAGAATACAATATCCCGCGCGTCTGCTTCTACCATCTGGTGTATGCTGGCCGGGGAAGCAATCTTGTCCAGGAGGATCTCAATCACGAAGAGACCCGTCGAGCCGTCGACCTGATTATTGACCGCACCGCTTCTCTCCATGCTCGCGGCATAGCCAAAGAGGTGCTCACTGTTGACAATCATGCGGACGGCCCCTATCTCTACTTGCGGCTTCTCAGGGAGGGCTCCCCAAGGGCTACAGAGGTTCTAGAGCTCCTGCAAATGAACGAAGGCAACAACTCGGGCAGAGGAATTGGCTGTGTGAGTTGGGACGGCGAATTGCACGCCGACCAGTTCTGGCGGCACTATTCCTTTGGCAATATTCGCTCGCGGCCGTTTAGCGAGATCTGGACCGATCTGTCCAATCCACTCATGGCAAAGCTCAAGAACAAGAAGCTACATGTGAAAGGGCGCTGCAGCCGCTGTCGCTGGCTCGACGTCTGCGGCGGCAACTTTCGCGTGCGCGCCGAAGCAATCTATGGAGATCTGTGGGCGCCTGATCCTGCCTGTTATCTCACAGAAGAAGAGATCTCTTGA
- a CDS encoding AAA family ATPase: MSDGEYKVPDQKELEKELSEYLSKKYGGRIKIVSPMMVPKPARETTEEEGGKGDVVNKIHFDMKPEELESYLNEYVIKQDEAKAILATKVCTHFNRIKHELRSKRRADQTDVGRIKNNIILIGPTGVGKTYIVKLIAKKLGVPFVKGDATKFSETGYVGGDVEDLVRDLVHEANDDIELAQYGIIYIDEIDKIASTPNLIGPDVSRTGVQRALLKPMEETEVDLKVPHDPISQIQAIEQYRKTGKREKRVINTRNILFIVSGAFNELTDIVKKRLKKQGIGFGAELASRDEQEYYLKLVKAEDLIQYGFESEFVGRLPVVAVLEELSADDLYQILKNPKNPVINAKKADFRAYGIDIRFEDEALRLLAARAYEERTGARGLVSVLEKVVIPFEKKLPSTDINFFLVTPEVVENPQKILADILANPDDPQLWQRYQEAFERDKAAAAQSIEDRRDYYRRRFEDAFTEERLDMIVSWHLRSGTEIDDLFQDVVSLIGEVRSFEQEFLRKHRIRIHFSEDAVNEILRRAVDEETSADAICRKISSDYDYALKLVMDKTGQQEFIITAEAVQDPETFINEMIRSSYRDGSLLVPRGSQRD, encoded by the coding sequence ATGAGTGACGGTGAATACAAGGTCCCGGATCAGAAAGAACTTGAAAAAGAGTTGAGTGAATATCTCTCCAAGAAATACGGAGGACGCATCAAGATCGTCTCGCCCATGATGGTGCCAAAGCCTGCCCGGGAGACCACCGAGGAGGAAGGGGGCAAGGGCGATGTTGTGAACAAGATTCACTTTGATATGAAGCCCGAAGAACTGGAAAGCTACCTCAACGAGTATGTCATCAAGCAGGATGAAGCCAAGGCTATCCTGGCTACAAAAGTCTGTACGCATTTCAACAGAATCAAGCACGAACTCAGAAGCAAGCGGCGGGCGGACCAGACTGACGTGGGCCGCATCAAGAACAACATTATTCTCATTGGCCCCACGGGAGTCGGCAAGACCTATATAGTGAAACTGATTGCCAAGAAGCTCGGAGTACCCTTTGTCAAAGGTGACGCCACCAAGTTCAGTGAAACCGGCTATGTGGGTGGCGATGTGGAGGACCTGGTGCGCGATCTGGTGCACGAGGCGAACGATGACATTGAACTTGCCCAGTACGGCATCATCTACATTGATGAAATTGATAAAATAGCCTCCACTCCCAATCTCATTGGCCCTGACGTCTCCCGTACGGGAGTGCAGCGCGCCCTGCTCAAGCCTATGGAAGAGACGGAAGTGGATCTCAAGGTCCCCCATGATCCGATCTCACAGATACAGGCCATTGAGCAATACCGCAAAACTGGCAAGCGCGAAAAACGCGTCATCAATACCCGCAACATCCTCTTTATAGTCAGCGGAGCTTTCAATGAACTCACAGATATTGTGAAAAAGCGCTTGAAAAAACAGGGCATTGGTTTCGGTGCCGAATTGGCCAGCAGAGACGAGCAGGAGTACTATCTCAAGTTGGTCAAAGCAGAAGATCTGATCCAGTATGGCTTCGAGAGTGAATTTGTCGGAAGGTTGCCTGTGGTTGCCGTATTGGAAGAACTTTCAGCGGATGACCTCTATCAGATTCTCAAGAATCCCAAGAACCCGGTAATCAATGCCAAGAAAGCAGATTTTCGCGCTTATGGCATCGATATTCGTTTCGAGGACGAGGCTCTTCGCCTGTTGGCTGCCCGGGCCTATGAAGAGCGTACCGGTGCTCGTGGACTGGTAAGTGTTTTAGAAAAAGTGGTGATTCCTTTTGAGAAGAAGCTGCCGTCTACAGACATAAACTTCTTCCTGGTCACTCCCGAGGTGGTAGAAAACCCCCAGAAGATCCTGGCTGACATCCTGGCAAATCCAGATGATCCTCAGCTGTGGCAGCGCTATCAAGAGGCCTTTGAAAGAGACAAAGCAGCTGCAGCCCAGAGTATAGAAGATCGCCGGGACTACTACCGCCGCAGGTTTGAGGATGCTTTCACCGAAGAACGGCTTGATATGATCGTCTCCTGGCATCTGCGCAGCGGCACAGAAATTGACGACCTGTTCCAGGACGTTGTCTCTCTCATTGGTGAGGTGCGCTCTTTTGAACAGGAGTTTCTCCGCAAGCACAGAATCCGCATCCACTTTTCAGAAGATGCGGTAAACGAAATACTGCGCCGTGCTGTAGACGAGGAAACAAGCGCCGACGCCATTTGCCGGAAAATTTCGAGCGACTATGACTATGCCCTCAAACTGGTCATGGACAAGACTGGCCAGCAAGAGTTCATTATTACGGCGGAAGCTGTCCAGGATCCGGAAACATTCATCAATGAAATGATCAGAAGCTCATATCGCGATGGCTCTCTTCTGGTGCCCAGGGGAAGCCAGCGCGATTGA